The Cervus elaphus chromosome 32, mCerEla1.1, whole genome shotgun sequence genome window below encodes:
- the LOC122687815 gene encoding lingual antimicrobial peptide-like, with protein sequence MRLHHLLLALLFLVLSAGSGFTQVIRSSISCRLNFGTCVPFRCPGRMRQIGTCSGFGVKCCRWR encoded by the exons ATGAGGCTCCATCACCTGCTCCTCGCGCTCCTCTTCCTGGTCCTGTCTGCTGGGTCAG GATTTACTCAAGTAATAAGAAGTTCTATAAGCTGCCGTTTGAATTTTGGCACCTGTGTGCCGTTCCGGTGCCCTGGACGCATGAGACAGATTGGCACCTGTTCCGGGTTTGGAGTAAAATGCTGCAGATGGAGATAA